One Equus caballus isolate H_3958 breed thoroughbred chromosome 14, TB-T2T, whole genome shotgun sequence DNA segment encodes these proteins:
- the LOC106781592 gene encoding double-headed protease inhibitor, submandibular gland gives MKKITAFAILALAATTWAASPPAVGTEVDCSKYNRRSSRIICTREWEPICGIDGKTYGNECIFCLLNRNKGIPLRKLYDDKCIDCLEYSDACSKDYLPLCGSDGINYANKCLFCNAVVMSRGALFLTNYGPC, from the exons ATGAAGAAGATCACTGCTTTTGCCATCCTTGCTCTGGCAGCCACTACGTGGGCTGCCTCTCCACCTG CAGTAGGGACAGAG GTGGATTGCTCCAAATACAACAGAAGAAGTTCCAGGATTATATGCACAAGGGAGTGGGAGCCAATATGTGGTATAGATGGGAAAACGTACGGGAATGAATGCATATTTTGCTTGCTAAACCG AAATAAAGGAATTCCACTCAGAAAACTTTATGATGACAAATGT ATTGACTGCCTAGAGTATTCTGATGCATGCAGCAAGGATTACCTGCCTCTCTGTGGATCTGATGGAATAAACTAtgccaataaatgtttgttttgcaACGCTGTTGT GATGAGCCGTGGTGCCCTTTTCTTGACAAATTATGGACCATGCTGA